Proteins co-encoded in one Hymenobacter swuensis DY53 genomic window:
- a CDS encoding DinB family protein encodes MQQVCRRLYELLELLNHELPTFSAAELSVPPAPGKWSRKEILGHLIDSAANNHRRFVLALTRPEPLLIIPYDQDDWVRCSGYQFSPPVDLLNLWTTYNRQLIRLIGQVPATAHTYRCEFENGYSVTLGWLIEDYAMHLEHHVQQILDRTPR; translated from the coding sequence ATGCAACAGGTTTGCCGTCGTTTGTATGAGTTGCTGGAACTGCTGAATCATGAGCTGCCCACGTTTTCGGCGGCAGAACTGAGCGTGCCGCCCGCGCCGGGAAAATGGTCACGCAAGGAAATTCTGGGGCACCTGATCGACTCGGCCGCCAATAACCACCGGCGCTTCGTGCTAGCTCTCACCCGGCCCGAGCCCCTGCTCATTATCCCGTACGACCAAGACGACTGGGTCCGATGCAGCGGCTATCAATTCTCCCCCCCGGTGGATCTGCTGAACCTCTGGACCACTTACAACCGCCAGCTTATCCGCCTGATCGGGCAGGTACCAGCTACCGCCCACACATACCGTTGCGAGTTCGAAAACGGCTATTCCGTTACGTTGGGCTGGCTAATTGAGGATTACGCCATGCACCTGGAGCATCATGTACAACAGATTCTGGATCGGACGCCGCGCTGA
- a CDS encoding type 1 glutamine amidotransferase domain-containing protein has product MSIFGSDALKGKKIAIVATDGFEQSELEKPKKYLEGEGAETHVISLKSGSIKGWDEKDWGDKVDVDKVIGDVKVADYDALVLPGGQMNPDVLRTEPAVVSFVSEFVRSGKPVAAICHGPWVLVEADAVRGKQITSWPSLKTDVKNAGGHWVDETVVVDGNLITSRNPQDIPNFNEKIKEVLIGKK; this is encoded by the coding sequence ATGAGCATTTTTGGCAGCGACGCCCTGAAAGGCAAAAAAATAGCCATTGTAGCCACCGACGGCTTCGAACAGTCGGAACTCGAAAAACCCAAGAAATACCTGGAAGGCGAAGGCGCCGAAACCCACGTCATTTCCCTGAAAAGTGGCTCCATCAAGGGCTGGGACGAAAAGGACTGGGGTGACAAAGTAGATGTAGATAAAGTAATCGGCGACGTGAAAGTAGCTGACTATGATGCTCTGGTGCTGCCCGGCGGTCAGATGAATCCCGACGTACTGCGCACCGAACCTGCGGTAGTGAGCTTCGTAAGCGAGTTTGTGCGCTCCGGCAAACCCGTAGCCGCCATCTGCCACGGCCCTTGGGTATTGGTGGAAGCCGATGCCGTGCGCGGCAAGCAAATCACCAGCTGGCCCAGCCTGAAAACTGACGTGAAAAACGCTGGTGGCCACTGGGTTGATGAAACGGTGGTTGTTGATGGTAACCTCATCACCAGCCGCAACCCTCAGGATATTCCCAACTTCAACGAAAAGATCAAGGAAGTCCTGATAGGTAAAAAATAA
- a CDS encoding type III polyketide synthase has protein sequence MSSYLCAIGTANPPHRIPQLQIADFMANALELDEGGTRKLRALYRVSGIAHRHTVLPDYARANGEFEFFPNTPGLEPFPSVGQRMAEYRRHALPLSVQAVRACLEQLPEVEVRSITHLITVSCTGMYAPGLDLELVAALGLPSHVQRTCVNFMGCYAALNGLKLADAFCRATPGARVLVVCTELCTLHFQKSPEDDHLISNALFGDGSAAVLVQDRPAVTGPSLALTAFHCDLEPDGHADMAWHINDFGFEMTLSSYVPRMIQQGIGQLTQRLLADLPVQLADIHAFAIHPGGRKILESIEQALGLTAYDNRFAYQVLRDYGNMSSATVLFVLRELLRTLTPADAGAPVLSFAFGPGLTLESMLLTVAYEDAENEQNEVKVENVAAHA, from the coding sequence ATGAGTAGTTACCTGTGTGCCATTGGCACGGCCAACCCGCCCCACCGTATTCCGCAGCTGCAGATTGCCGATTTCATGGCCAATGCCTTGGAACTGGATGAGGGTGGCACCCGCAAGCTCCGCGCTTTGTACCGGGTGTCGGGTATTGCGCATCGCCACACCGTCCTCCCCGATTATGCCCGCGCCAACGGCGAGTTTGAGTTTTTCCCGAATACTCCGGGCCTGGAGCCGTTCCCATCAGTGGGGCAGCGCATGGCCGAGTACCGCCGGCACGCGTTGCCCTTGTCGGTGCAGGCTGTACGCGCCTGTCTGGAGCAGCTGCCCGAGGTAGAAGTACGTTCCATCACTCACCTGATTACCGTCAGCTGCACTGGTATGTATGCTCCGGGTCTGGATCTTGAGCTGGTAGCGGCCCTGGGGCTGCCGAGCCATGTGCAGCGCACCTGCGTGAACTTCATGGGCTGCTATGCTGCGCTCAATGGCCTGAAGCTGGCGGATGCTTTTTGCCGGGCAACCCCCGGGGCCCGGGTGCTGGTGGTGTGTACTGAGCTGTGTACGCTGCATTTCCAGAAAAGCCCCGAAGACGACCATCTGATTTCCAACGCCTTGTTCGGTGATGGCTCGGCGGCGGTGCTGGTACAGGACCGGCCGGCGGTTACTGGTCCCAGTCTGGCCCTCACGGCTTTCCACTGCGACCTGGAGCCCGATGGGCATGCCGATATGGCCTGGCACATCAATGATTTTGGGTTTGAGATGACGCTTTCCTCCTACGTGCCGCGCATGATTCAGCAGGGCATCGGGCAGCTTACCCAACGCCTGTTGGCCGATTTGCCGGTTCAGCTGGCGGATATCCATGCGTTTGCCATTCATCCCGGGGGCCGGAAAATTCTGGAATCCATTGAGCAAGCCTTGGGGCTGACCGCCTACGACAACCGCTTTGCCTACCAGGTACTGCGCGACTACGGCAATATGTCGTCGGCTACGGTGCTGTTTGTGCTGCGGGAGCTGCTGCGCACCCTCACCCCAGCCGATGCGGGTGCACCCGTGCTCAGCTTCGCATTCGGCCCCGGCCTCACGCTGGAGTCCATGCTCTTGACGGTGGCGTATGAGGATGCGGAAAATGAGCAGAATGAGGTGAAGGTAGAAAATGTGGCCGCGCATGCCTGA
- a CDS encoding histone deacetylase family protein yields the protein MLSIAWAPLYAHSLPANHRFPMLKYELLPEQLLREGVVPESAFFRPESPPTADILRVHCPEYYHRLQTGQLTRHEERATGFPWSPELMARETAILGGTLECARRALTDGVALNIAGGTHHAFRDRGEGFCLLNDQAAAAAYLLARPDLGVRRVLIVDLDVHQGNGTAAIFGHEPRVFTFSMHGARNYPHRKEKSDLDLALPDGTDDTTYLTLLRNTLPRLLDEHQPDFVFYLSGVDVLATDKLGHLSLSREGCRQRDAYVLGLCHQHRLPVVVCMGGGYSPRIADIVDAHANTFRIAADLW from the coding sequence ATGCTCTCTATTGCCTGGGCTCCGCTCTATGCCCACTCACTGCCCGCCAACCACCGGTTTCCCATGCTTAAGTACGAGCTGCTGCCTGAGCAGCTGCTGCGCGAAGGTGTGGTACCCGAAAGCGCCTTCTTCCGGCCCGAATCACCCCCAACAGCGGATATTTTGCGCGTGCATTGCCCTGAGTACTACCACCGCCTGCAAACCGGCCAGCTGACCCGCCACGAGGAACGGGCTACCGGTTTTCCGTGGAGCCCTGAGTTGATGGCCCGTGAAACTGCTATTCTGGGCGGCACGCTGGAGTGCGCCCGTCGGGCCCTCACGGACGGTGTGGCCCTGAATATTGCGGGCGGTACGCACCACGCCTTCCGGGACCGGGGCGAAGGATTCTGCCTGCTCAATGACCAAGCCGCCGCTGCTGCCTACCTGCTGGCCCGCCCCGACCTGGGAGTACGCCGGGTGCTCATCGTAGATCTGGATGTGCACCAAGGCAACGGCACGGCCGCTATTTTCGGGCACGAGCCGCGCGTGTTCACTTTCAGCATGCACGGGGCGCGCAACTATCCGCACCGCAAGGAGAAATCGGACCTCGACCTAGCCCTGCCCGACGGCACCGATGATACGACTTACCTAACGCTGCTGCGCAACACGCTGCCCCGCCTGCTGGACGAGCACCAGCCCGACTTTGTGTTTTATCTGAGCGGGGTGGATGTACTGGCTACCGACAAGCTGGGTCACCTTAGCCTCAGCCGGGAGGGCTGCCGCCAGCGCGACGCCTACGTGCTGGGCCTCTGCCATCAGCACCGTCTGCCAGTGGTGGTGTGCATGGGCGGCGGCTACTCTCCGCGCATCGCCGACATCGTGGATGCCCACGCCAATACCTTTCGCATTGCGGCCGATTTGTGGTAA
- a CDS encoding porin family protein: MKHLALLLAGCALSTTAMAQTDGPSGVRSSADYSPGTSDSRNNGFGVKGGFTASNFRGDDKKNFGNEGIYNTFHAGVYAQFGFNDKFSLQPEVLYSRQGFKGSNTVNPAQGTYTTRLDYVQVPVLLVYNFLDNVSLHVGPQVSLLTKVKEGDRERKIADENNIHGYSYNSLDYGLAAGLEARVGPARVGGRYTAGFADIIKDPSTTAAQSINNIKNGMFQVYVGLGISN; this comes from the coding sequence ATGAAACACCTTGCACTCCTATTGGCCGGTTGCGCCCTGAGCACCACGGCAATGGCCCAGACCGATGGCCCCAGCGGCGTCCGCTCCTCTGCTGACTACTCCCCCGGCACGTCCGATTCCCGTAATAACGGCTTCGGTGTAAAGGGCGGCTTCACGGCCTCCAACTTCCGGGGCGACGACAAGAAGAACTTCGGCAACGAAGGCATTTACAATACCTTCCACGCCGGGGTGTACGCCCAGTTCGGCTTCAATGACAAGTTCTCACTTCAGCCCGAAGTACTGTACAGCCGTCAGGGGTTCAAGGGTAGCAACACGGTAAACCCGGCTCAGGGCACTTACACCACCCGCCTCGATTACGTGCAGGTACCGGTGCTGCTGGTCTACAACTTCCTGGATAACGTGAGCCTGCATGTAGGCCCGCAGGTTTCTTTGCTCACGAAAGTAAAAGAAGGAGACCGGGAGCGAAAAATTGCTGATGAAAACAACATCCACGGCTACAGCTACAATAGCCTCGACTACGGCTTGGCGGCTGGCCTGGAGGCTCGCGTAGGCCCGGCCCGCGTGGGTGGCCGTTACACGGCCGGCTTCGCCGATATCATCAAGGACCCTTCCACCACGGCAGCGCAGTCTATCAATAACATCAAAAATGGCATGTTCCAGGTGTATGTAGGATTGGGAATTTCCAACTAA
- a CDS encoding DUF6992 family protein — translation MPATPALNLINHARELLAERGMAVLGAWALLNLVVSGYHVARTDARTAPHHFHLMNVAWNVVNTLIAVWGLLQAHPQQVVGLTLPESLAAQSHFENVLLLNAGLDVGYLAIGRWLQSRAATAERPERMVGYGHSVLLQGGFLLLFDLSFYLVYHRYAAQLLALGI, via the coding sequence ATGCCTGCCACGCCTGCCCTCAACCTTATCAATCACGCCCGCGAACTGCTAGCGGAGCGCGGTATGGCCGTATTGGGCGCTTGGGCTCTGCTGAATCTGGTAGTCAGCGGCTACCACGTAGCCCGCACCGATGCGCGCACGGCGCCGCACCATTTCCACCTGATGAACGTGGCCTGGAATGTAGTGAATACGCTTATAGCCGTGTGGGGGCTGCTACAGGCACACCCGCAACAAGTGGTGGGCCTCACGCTCCCGGAAAGCCTGGCGGCTCAGTCGCACTTTGAAAACGTCCTGCTGCTCAATGCCGGACTCGATGTGGGCTACTTGGCCATTGGGCGGTGGCTGCAGAGCCGGGCCGCTACCGCCGAGCGGCCCGAGCGCATGGTCGGCTACGGCCACTCAGTGTTGCTGCAGGGCGGATTTCTGCTGCTGTTTGACCTGAGCTTTTACCTTGTGTATCACCGTTACGCGGCCCAGCTGCTGGCCCTGGGCATCTAG
- a CDS encoding methyltransferase domain-containing protein codes for MPDFRIRSTQEELMDDLTLASEELRQNLDELETINTWLGGYAPVLNALARLRPQFPPGRPLRLADVGSGGGDTLRQIARWARRHGVAVELVGVDANAFMLEYARTKCRDYPEISFQQADIFSPEFQRQSFDILTASLFCHHFPDAQLAPMLAQWHRQAGLAVIVNDLHRHPLAYHSIRWLTWLLNGSRLVRHDAPLSVARAFTRPDWQQLLHHAGIRRYSLRWRWAFRWQLVTVK; via the coding sequence ATGCCTGACTTTCGCATCCGTTCTACGCAGGAGGAGTTGATGGATGACCTGACACTGGCTTCGGAAGAGCTTCGGCAGAATCTGGATGAGCTGGAAACCATCAACACCTGGCTGGGCGGCTATGCCCCGGTGTTGAATGCCCTGGCCCGGCTCCGGCCGCAGTTCCCGCCCGGCCGCCCGCTTCGGCTCGCCGACGTAGGCAGCGGCGGTGGCGACACCCTGCGCCAGATTGCGCGCTGGGCCCGGCGGCACGGGGTAGCGGTGGAACTGGTGGGAGTTGATGCCAATGCGTTCATGCTGGAGTATGCCCGGACGAAATGCCGGGACTATCCCGAAATCAGCTTTCAGCAGGCTGATATCTTTTCCCCGGAGTTTCAGCGGCAGTCGTTCGACATTCTGACGGCCAGCCTGTTCTGCCATCACTTCCCCGATGCACAGCTGGCCCCCATGCTGGCTCAGTGGCACCGGCAGGCCGGCCTGGCTGTCATCGTGAATGATTTGCACCGCCACCCGCTCGCCTACCACAGCATCCGGTGGCTGACTTGGCTGCTGAACGGCTCCCGCCTCGTGCGTCACGATGCGCCCCTCTCGGTAGCCCGCGCCTTCACCCGCCCCGACTGGCAGCAGCTACTGCACCACGCCGGTATCCGGAGGTACAGCCTGCGCTGGCGCTGGGCCTTCAGGTGGCAGCTGGTTACGGTGAAATAG
- a CDS encoding DUF3616 domain-containing protein, whose amino-acid sequence MRHQAYTLHFNPKLSLNEAGKHVRDGLSTVLRTGDNLWVSCDERTSIERLRLTGPHEFGEHCRYQLADLLDLTNEAEDVEIDIEGLGECDHYLWIIGSHSLKRKQPKPDDEDVAKQIAKLAKVEEEPSRYLLARVPLLLNAKTGDYELHKEAPHPIHADQTLRAAQLRSTNTSNDLLDLLAQDPHLKPFMQIPGKDNGFDIEGLAVAPDGRLFIGLRGPVLRGWAVVLEVLPREDKHGRLRLDEVPGATEKFYKKHFLDLGGMGLRELRQQGSDLLLLAGPTMDLDGTIAVYRWPEALSCPQDSLIGPDKLQRLFDVPHGSGPTAGQDKAEGMALLDETHVLLVFDSPTDARKPAPHQVTADAVRLPAPAAASDR is encoded by the coding sequence ATGCGCCACCAGGCCTACACGCTCCACTTCAACCCCAAACTCAGCCTCAACGAAGCCGGCAAACACGTCCGCGACGGGCTTTCCACGGTGCTGCGCACCGGCGACAACCTGTGGGTGAGTTGCGACGAGCGCACGTCCATTGAGCGGCTGCGCCTCACTGGCCCCCACGAGTTCGGGGAGCATTGCCGCTACCAACTGGCCGACCTGCTTGACCTCACCAACGAGGCCGAGGACGTGGAAATAGATATTGAAGGCTTGGGGGAGTGTGACCATTACCTCTGGATTATCGGCTCACACAGCCTCAAACGCAAGCAGCCCAAACCCGACGATGAGGACGTGGCGAAGCAGATTGCGAAGCTGGCTAAGGTAGAAGAGGAACCCAGCCGCTACCTGCTGGCCCGTGTGCCCTTGCTGCTAAACGCCAAAACCGGCGACTACGAGCTGCACAAGGAAGCCCCGCACCCTATCCATGCAGACCAGACGCTCCGGGCCGCCCAACTGCGGAGCACCAATACGTCCAACGATCTGCTCGATCTGCTGGCCCAAGACCCGCACCTGAAACCATTCATGCAGATTCCGGGCAAGGACAACGGGTTCGATATTGAGGGCTTGGCCGTAGCACCCGATGGCCGGCTGTTCATCGGGCTGCGCGGACCGGTGTTGCGCGGCTGGGCCGTGGTGCTGGAAGTGCTGCCCCGCGAAGACAAGCACGGTCGCCTGCGCCTGGATGAAGTGCCCGGGGCCACCGAGAAGTTTTACAAAAAGCATTTCCTCGATCTGGGCGGTATGGGACTACGGGAGCTACGCCAGCAGGGCTCCGACCTGCTGCTGCTGGCCGGCCCCACCATGGACCTCGACGGCACCATTGCCGTGTACCGCTGGCCCGAGGCCCTGAGCTGCCCCCAGGACAGCCTCATCGGCCCCGATAAGCTTCAGCGGCTGTTTGATGTGCCCCACGGTAGCGGCCCTACCGCCGGCCAGGACAAAGCCGAAGGCATGGCCCTGCTCGATGAAACCCACGTATTGCTGGTGTTCGACAGCCCGACTGATGCCCGTAAACCAGCCCCGCACCAAGTAACTGCCGATGCCGTACGGCTACCAGCCCCGGCTGCCGCTTCGGACCGGTAG
- a CDS encoding aldehyde dehydrogenase family protein, with the protein MVSPDTTSAPAPARPANVAELFARQQARAEALRREAVDSRAARLRKLSAWITDNRAAIQQALYADFRKPAAETDVTEIWSSQTELKHTLRHLKEWAAPRKVGTPLALVGTRGWVQTEPKGVCLIIAPWNYPFYLAVDPLISALAAGNCVIIKPSEMTPTVAALLSRMCQELFDPAEVTVVEGDKAVATELLALPFDHIFFTGSPQVGKVVMRAAAEHLTSVTLELGGKSPAVVDDTADLRDAAEKIVWGKGINAGQTCVAPDYVLVHERVCDELVEEIRQVIGRFYAPGGEPVAASASFARIVNDYHFQRLESLLADAQQSGATVAVGGITDAAQRFLEPTVLLNAPLESRVMQEEIFGPLLPIRTFRNLMEATDEVNSRPRPLALYVFSQSAENQRYLLQNIPAGGACVNETILHLGHPDLPFGGFGNSGLGRAHGHAGFLAFSNEKSVLRQRVGRTALKPIYPPYTPQVKKMVNWLVKWM; encoded by the coding sequence ATGGTTTCTCCCGATACTACTAGTGCTCCCGCTCCCGCCCGCCCGGCAAACGTAGCTGAGCTGTTTGCTCGTCAGCAGGCTCGTGCCGAAGCGTTGCGCCGCGAAGCCGTGGACTCGCGGGCGGCCCGCCTGCGCAAGCTCAGTGCCTGGATTACCGATAACCGCGCCGCCATCCAGCAGGCGTTGTATGCCGATTTCCGTAAGCCCGCCGCCGAAACCGACGTCACCGAAATCTGGTCCTCCCAAACCGAGTTGAAGCATACGTTGCGCCACCTGAAGGAGTGGGCCGCCCCCCGCAAAGTGGGTACTCCGCTGGCTCTGGTGGGCACGCGCGGTTGGGTGCAAACCGAGCCAAAAGGCGTCTGCCTGATCATCGCGCCCTGGAATTATCCGTTTTATCTGGCCGTTGACCCACTGATTTCGGCCCTGGCCGCCGGTAATTGCGTCATCATCAAGCCCTCAGAAATGACTCCTACTGTGGCCGCTCTGCTCAGCCGCATGTGTCAGGAACTCTTCGACCCGGCCGAAGTAACGGTGGTGGAAGGAGACAAAGCCGTGGCCACCGAGCTGCTGGCGTTGCCCTTCGACCATATCTTTTTCACCGGCAGTCCGCAGGTGGGTAAGGTGGTGATGCGCGCCGCCGCCGAGCACCTGACCAGCGTCACGCTGGAGTTGGGGGGCAAAAGCCCCGCCGTAGTAGATGACACTGCCGACCTGCGCGACGCGGCCGAGAAAATCGTGTGGGGCAAGGGCATTAACGCCGGCCAGACCTGCGTGGCCCCCGATTACGTGCTGGTACACGAGCGGGTGTGCGACGAGCTGGTGGAGGAAATCCGGCAGGTTATCGGCCGGTTTTATGCCCCCGGTGGGGAGCCCGTGGCCGCCTCCGCCTCCTTTGCCCGCATCGTGAACGACTACCACTTTCAGCGGCTGGAAAGCCTGCTGGCCGATGCGCAGCAAAGCGGCGCTACCGTGGCCGTAGGTGGCATTACCGATGCGGCCCAGCGTTTCCTGGAGCCTACTGTACTGCTCAACGCGCCCCTGGAAAGCCGGGTGATGCAGGAGGAAATCTTTGGGCCGCTGCTGCCTATCCGCACCTTCCGTAACCTCATGGAAGCTACTGATGAGGTGAACTCCCGCCCCCGGCCGCTGGCCCTGTACGTGTTTAGCCAAAGCGCGGAAAACCAGCGGTACTTGCTCCAGAACATTCCGGCCGGTGGCGCCTGCGTCAACGAAACCATCCTGCACCTGGGCCACCCCGACCTACCCTTCGGCGGCTTCGGCAACAGCGGCCTGGGCCGGGCCCACGGCCACGCCGGCTTCTTGGCCTTCAGCAATGAAAAATCTGTGCTCCGGCAGCGCGTCGGCCGCACCGCCCTCAAGCCCATCTACCCACCCTACACCCCGCAGGTGAAAAAGATGGTGAACTGGCTGGTGAAGTGGATGTGA
- a CDS encoding acyl-CoA thioesterase has product MAAPLVKTPETLHRVRFQDCDMLGHLNNARYLDYFLNAREEHTIQHYALNLGELARESKAAWVITKHQLAYLRPANHAEQVRIRTQLIHFDNSNLVVEMQMLSEDGLRLKAVLWSEMAFVKVPAGTRTEHSDELMDMLEELDVEDISYDADGFDERVRSLRKTLKRERHEQD; this is encoded by the coding sequence ATGGCCGCTCCCCTCGTAAAAACTCCCGAAACCCTGCACCGCGTCCGTTTTCAGGACTGCGACATGCTGGGTCACCTCAACAACGCCCGCTACCTCGACTACTTTCTGAACGCCCGCGAGGAGCATACCATCCAGCACTATGCCCTCAACCTCGGCGAGCTAGCCCGCGAGTCGAAAGCAGCCTGGGTGATTACCAAGCACCAGTTGGCCTATCTGCGGCCCGCCAACCACGCCGAGCAGGTCCGGATTCGTACGCAGCTCATTCACTTCGACAACTCCAACTTAGTGGTGGAGATGCAGATGCTGAGTGAGGACGGCCTGCGCCTGAAAGCCGTGCTGTGGTCGGAAATGGCCTTCGTGAAGGTGCCCGCCGGTACCCGCACCGAGCACTCCGATGAGCTGATGGATATGCTGGAAGAACTGGACGTGGAGGATATCAGCTACGATGCCGACGGCTTCGATGAGCGGGTGCGCAGCCTGCGCAAAACACTCAAGCGCGAGCGGCACGAGCAGGACTAA
- a CDS encoding FAD-dependent oxidoreductase, producing MQFTEAQRVTLRALADTFIPMLPPPAPAADPVYWGRRGSEGVDLGKMAAALSEQPAGAQQEFLQLLKLLDSPALGLTWFGALRPFARLEPEQREKLLQSWAVSAVPQFRKGFQALRKLCVFLYYGGSTPEQGQFVWEYIGYPGPQATDEPVAAEKPLHVLRPTQDVQYDCDVLVVGSGAGGGVVAGELAAAGHEVLVLEKGPYFHGSDFSQREVDMLGALYDARGTLSTQDGGVALLAGSCLGGGTTVNWAGAFRTPDYVLREWAQEHQVPHFTSAAFRESLDAVSRVLSVNIDYVRHNGQNQALLDGSRRLGQEVKLIPRNERHHTESEQQFQGLGYSCFGDRYGVKQGTLNTYLQTAFDHGARLLCDTRVERVTISQGHATGAEAVYTAPDGRRLRVTVRARRVVVAGGSVQTPALLLRSGLRHPHLGRHLHLHPTVVVSGLYQQRMDPWHGPMMSVVNDGCTMLDGTNFGAKIETPPAHPGLMSMVLPWCSGRQHKELMAQAAHLGSFIVLTRDRDGGRVTVDKHGTALIDYALSDFDRAHLLEGVRAAATIHAAAGAHTVLLPHGTLPMLRAENGMLLNPEVLSGLPQLSWKANEFGLYSAHQMSSCRMGGDAATHPTSPTGELYEVKNLFVADASAFPACSGVNPMLTIMALAHHTAQHLKNSVPAGTGMRAAVN from the coding sequence ATGCAGTTCACCGAAGCCCAGCGCGTTACCCTGCGCGCCCTCGCCGATACATTTATTCCTATGTTGCCTCCGCCTGCTCCGGCCGCTGATCCGGTGTACTGGGGTCGTCGGGGTTCGGAAGGAGTTGATCTGGGCAAAATGGCCGCCGCATTATCGGAGCAGCCGGCCGGGGCGCAACAGGAGTTCCTGCAACTGCTGAAACTGCTCGATTCGCCCGCCCTGGGCCTGACGTGGTTTGGGGCACTGCGGCCGTTTGCCCGCCTGGAGCCGGAGCAGCGGGAAAAGCTGCTGCAAAGCTGGGCGGTGTCGGCGGTTCCGCAGTTCCGGAAAGGATTTCAGGCCCTGCGCAAGCTGTGTGTGTTTCTCTACTACGGCGGCTCCACCCCCGAGCAGGGGCAGTTTGTGTGGGAGTACATCGGCTACCCTGGCCCACAGGCTACGGATGAGCCGGTAGCAGCAGAAAAGCCGCTGCACGTACTCCGCCCGACGCAGGATGTGCAATACGACTGCGACGTGCTGGTAGTTGGCAGCGGCGCGGGTGGCGGGGTGGTAGCTGGGGAGCTGGCCGCTGCCGGACACGAGGTGCTGGTGCTGGAAAAAGGCCCGTATTTCCACGGCTCCGATTTCTCGCAGCGGGAAGTGGATATGCTGGGCGCGCTGTACGATGCCCGGGGCACGCTCAGCACCCAGGATGGCGGCGTGGCCCTGCTGGCCGGCTCTTGCTTAGGCGGCGGCACCACCGTCAACTGGGCCGGGGCCTTCCGCACCCCCGATTACGTGCTGCGCGAGTGGGCCCAGGAGCACCAGGTGCCGCACTTCACTTCGGCTGCCTTCCGCGAAAGTCTGGACGCGGTGAGCCGGGTGCTGAGTGTGAACATCGACTATGTGCGTCACAACGGCCAGAACCAGGCGCTGCTGGATGGCTCACGACGGCTGGGCCAGGAGGTAAAGCTGATTCCGCGCAACGAGCGACACCACACCGAGTCGGAGCAGCAGTTTCAGGGACTGGGTTACAGCTGCTTCGGGGACCGGTACGGGGTGAAGCAGGGCACGCTCAACACGTATCTGCAAACGGCCTTCGACCACGGCGCGCGCCTGCTTTGCGATACCCGGGTGGAACGCGTGACCATTTCCCAGGGCCATGCCACCGGGGCCGAGGCCGTGTATACCGCACCCGATGGCCGCCGGCTGCGCGTGACGGTGCGGGCGCGCCGGGTGGTGGTGGCCGGGGGCTCGGTGCAGACGCCGGCTCTGCTGCTGCGCAGCGGTTTGCGGCATCCGCACCTAGGTCGCCACCTGCATCTGCACCCTACAGTGGTGGTTTCGGGCCTGTATCAGCAGCGCATGGACCCCTGGCACGGCCCTATGATGTCGGTGGTGAATGATGGGTGTACGATGCTCGACGGTACGAACTTCGGAGCCAAGATTGAAACCCCACCCGCTCACCCCGGCCTGATGAGCATGGTACTGCCCTGGTGCTCGGGCCGCCAGCACAAGGAGCTAATGGCCCAGGCGGCCCACTTGGGCTCCTTCATTGTCCTGACCCGGGACCGGGACGGGGGCCGCGTGACGGTGGACAAGCACGGTACGGCCCTGATCGACTACGCGCTGAGCGACTTCGACCGCGCCCACCTGCTGGAAGGCGTGCGGGCGGCGGCAACCATTCATGCGGCAGCCGGGGCCCACACTGTGCTGCTGCCCCACGGTACCCTGCCCATGCTGCGCGCTGAAAACGGTATGCTCCTCAATCCGGAAGTGCTGAGCGGCCTGCCGCAGTTGAGCTGGAAAGCCAACGAGTTCGGGCTCTACAGCGCCCACCAGATGAGTTCCTGCCGCATGGGCGGCGACGCGGCCACGCATCCCACCAGCCCCACCGGTGAGTTATACGAAGTCAAAAACCTGTTCGTGGCCGATGCCTCGGCGTTTCCGGCGTGCAGTGGCGTGAATCCTATGCTCACCATCATGGCCCTGGCGCATCATACGGCCCAGCACCTGAAAAATAGCGTGCCGGCCGGAACAGGTATGAGAGCGGCGGTAAACTAA